Proteins encoded by one window of Bacteroidia bacterium:
- a CDS encoding T9SS type A sorting domain-containing protein — protein sequence MKQNITIFFIFIALCSNAQKEYNNWLFGEYCYLSFNIGSPVFMPGCAISSLTQEGCSSISDSAGTLLFYADGEHVFNRIHHAMPNGVGLNSSASATQAALIVKKPLSTTEYYVFTTERGLDSSNGLWYSVVDITLDGGLGDVTVKNFLLDTAMSEKQSAIRHSNGQDYWLIAHKKLENKFLSFRVTPSGVVLTPVVSTTGVTPNGNMGCGTMKSNVAGNKLSVVYYDDCVQTYSFDNSTGIVSFDPANDILYYSSWLYSSAFSPSGQYLYVSYYHPGILYQFDMTQNTLPPVVVGQTPMYMCDLALAPDNKIYVVELWSTYLGAINYPDAQGPMCGYDTNAVSLDSNYISVGLPNFPNDLNFLTSTKEVEKDNLHVSPNPVTNTLRINFPEAEGEVLLTVTDIYGKLNEQVKFKRLNYQLDWSQKSEGLYFLKLQSGNKIRVIKVLKQNSYHE from the coding sequence ATGAAACAAAACATTACAATTTTTTTTATATTCATTGCACTCTGTTCAAATGCGCAAAAGGAATATAACAATTGGTTGTTTGGCGAATACTGTTATTTGTCATTTAACATCGGTAGTCCGGTTTTTATGCCGGGATGTGCAATAAGCTCACTTACCCAGGAAGGATGTTCTTCAATAAGTGATAGTGCCGGAACACTACTTTTTTATGCCGATGGCGAACATGTTTTTAACAGAATACATCATGCCATGCCCAATGGTGTTGGATTAAACAGTAGTGCTTCTGCCACACAAGCTGCGCTGATTGTAAAAAAACCACTAAGCACAACAGAATATTATGTTTTTACAACAGAAAGAGGTTTAGATTCATCAAATGGTTTGTGGTATTCTGTTGTTGACATTACACTTGATGGTGGCTTGGGTGATGTTACAGTTAAAAATTTTCTATTGGATACTGCAATGTCAGAAAAACAAAGTGCAATCCGCCATTCAAATGGTCAGGATTACTGGCTAATAGCACATAAAAAACTTGAAAATAAGTTTTTAAGTTTCAGGGTTACGCCATCAGGAGTCGTTCTAACACCTGTTGTAAGTACTACAGGTGTAACACCCAATGGCAATATGGGTTGTGGCACAATGAAATCAAATGTAGCCGGTAACAAGTTGAGCGTAGTATATTATGATGATTGTGTTCAAACCTATTCTTTTGATAACTCAACAGGAATTGTTTCGTTTGATCCTGCAAACGATATTTTATATTATAGTTCATGGTTGTATTCAAGCGCCTTTTCCCCATCCGGGCAATATCTTTATGTTTCATATTATCATCCCGGTATTCTTTATCAGTTTGATATGACACAGAATACTTTACCTCCGGTTGTAGTTGGCCAGACACCAATGTATATGTGCGATTTAGCTTTAGCTCCTGATAACAAAATTTATGTTGTTGAATTATGGAGCACCTATTTAGGTGCAATCAATTATCCCGATGCTCAGGGGCCGATGTGTGGCTATGATACCAATGCTGTTTCTTTAGATAGTAATTATATTTCTGTCGGGTTGCCTAACTTCCCAAACGATTTGAATTTTTTGACTTCAACCAAGGAAGTAGAAAAAGATAACTTACACGTATCTCCAAATCCTGTAACCAATACTTTAAGAATTAATTTTCCTGAAGCCGAAGGAGAAGTGTTGCTGACAGTAACAGATATTTATGGAAAGCTAAACGAACAAGTTAAATTTAAAAGGCTTAATTATCAACTTGACTGGAGTCAAAAATCAGAAGGATTGTACTTTTTAAAATTGCAAAGTGGTAATAAAATTCGTGTAATAAAGGTACTCAAACAAAACTCATATCATGAATGA
- a CDS encoding type III pantothenate kinase: MNLVIDIGNTRIKAGVFDGKKLMTCFLIKSFKKSSLTFLINRYAIRSVIFSSVVKEEKLLAVSESLQVFYLNHKTALPIVNDYATPATLGTDRLANACGAAILFKKKNCLVLDAGTCLKFDFITDEAHYKGGAISPGLNMRYQALHDYTDKLPLVRKTDLVELTGYSTKASIASGVQNGIVAEAEYLIGVYKKQFKGLKVIVTGGDMAFFADRLKTHIFAAPDLTLVGLNSILNFNLARQ, translated from the coding sequence ATGAACTTAGTAATTGATATAGGCAACACCAGAATAAAAGCCGGGGTGTTTGATGGCAAGAAATTAATGACTTGTTTTCTTATAAAATCTTTTAAAAAAAGTTCTTTAACCTTTCTGATAAACCGCTATGCTATTCGTTCAGTAATTTTTTCATCAGTAGTAAAAGAAGAAAAGCTCTTAGCAGTATCAGAATCTTTACAAGTATTTTATTTGAACCATAAAACGGCATTACCCATCGTTAATGATTATGCAACACCTGCAACATTAGGCACAGACCGTTTAGCCAATGCCTGTGGGGCAGCCATTCTTTTCAAAAAGAAAAACTGTCTTGTATTGGATGCCGGCACTTGTCTGAAATTTGATTTTATTACTGATGAAGCACACTATAAAGGAGGAGCAATTTCTCCTGGATTGAATATGCGCTATCAAGCATTACATGACTATACAGACAAGCTTCCTTTAGTCAGAAAAACAGATTTAGTTGAATTGACAGGATATTCAACTAAAGCCTCTATTGCCAGTGGCGTGCAGAATGGTATTGTTGCAGAGGCAGAGTATTTGATAGGTGTTTATAAAAAGCAGTTTAAAGGCCTTAAAGTGATTGTTACGGGTGGCGATATGGCGTTTTTTGCAGATAGACTGAAAACACACATCTTTGCAGCCCCGGATTTAACTCTTGTTGGGTTAAACAGTATTTTGAATTTTAATCTGGCCCGGCAGTAA
- a CDS encoding polymorphic toxin type 23 domain-containing protein: protein MKAGSSKGNEWQYGFGATYNQSNSSYTLGFTHYGGDDAQTNWYASYHNGDFSFSMTNDAFLNIVNGNSSDKYRTAGFELGYGNLRLGVSLYTNNPYVDGKSETNNNWTSHIYGDNPNGTYTYGQRIYSSLYFGVNGAGTVSRIGIDSPWIQDTIQNGLHQSRFARILWGGSPYFQIDYTTPTGFYRFNKFNSPYSLY from the coding sequence ATGAAAGCAGGAAGTAGCAAAGGCAATGAATGGCAATATGGCTTTGGGGCAACTTATAACCAAAGCAACAGCAGCTATACCTTGGGCTTTACACACTATGGTGGTGATGATGCTCAAACCAACTGGTATGCTTCATACCACAATGGTGATTTTTCTTTTAGTATGACCAATGATGCGTTTTTAAATATTGTAAATGGTAATAGTAGTGATAAGTACAGAACAGCAGGGTTTGAACTGGGATATGGAAATTTAAGACTTGGAGTGAGTTTATATACTAATAATCCTTATGTTGATGGTAAATCCGAAACGAACAATAATTGGACTTCTCATATTTATGGAGATAATCCTAATGGGACTTATACATATGGGCAAAGAATTTATAGTTCCCTTTATTTTGGAGTAAATGGTGCAGGTACTGTTAGTCGTATAGGCATAGATTCCCCTTGGATTCAGGATACCATTCAAAATGGGTTACATCAGTCTCGTTTTGCAAGAATATTATGGGGAGGCTCACCGTATTTTCAGATAGATTATACCACTCCTACCGGCTTTTATAGGTTTAATAAGTTTAACTCTCCTTATTCATTATATTAA
- a CDS encoding RHS repeat-associated core domain-containing protein — protein sequence MSGDYEEFRDASNNVMRRLHYINSPYGLVAVVEKTPSSQYNTRYITTDYLGSIVCITDDAGNVLQQVSFDAWGRRRNPQTWALYQANAPLTPTPSALYFDRGYTGHEHLEKFDLINMNGRMYDPTLCRMLSVDNYNNNVSSTIGMNRYAYVGNNPLKYYEEDGHIWHIVIGAVVGGVVNWAVHGAQFNAKGLGFFGVGAAAGALAAGVGGGIASVVGGAGFGAGFVGTSTAAGTGFASGFVTGTGAGFAGGFVTGFGNSIIENKNIGQMLQAGLHDGTIGAVVGGVLGGVTGGIDAVIHDRNFWTGAEKQNVIVKINRIGDASLNALNDNKVGYSEVNGSYDTQVVEGEYIKINTNSDGNFVATIKASSNVDRLTGVEVPSNNSLIGNTIIKQELHGTTYRFESLERISSVKIYGYRYLSNPVSSFRDLFYSRTIIPFIQW from the coding sequence ATGTCGGGCGACTATGAGGAATTTAGAGATGCAAGCAATAATGTAATGCGAAGATTGCATTACATTAACTCACCTTATGGGTTGGTGGCAGTGGTGGAAAAAACACCATCATCGCAGTATAACACACGCTATATAACTACAGATTACCTTGGCAGCATAGTATGTATAACAGACGATGCAGGCAACGTACTGCAGCAGGTGAGTTTTGATGCATGGGGCAGGCGCAGAAACCCACAAACATGGGCATTGTATCAGGCAAATGCTCCGCTTACACCAACTCCATCGGCACTGTATTTCGACAGAGGCTACACCGGACATGAGCATTTAGAAAAGTTTGATTTGATAAACATGAACGGCCGCATGTACGACCCCACCCTCTGCCGCATGTTAAGTGTTGACAATTACAACAACAATGTGTCGAGTACCATTGGCATGAACAGGTATGCGTATGTTGGGAACAATCCTTTAAAATATTATGAAGAAGATGGGCATATATGGCATATTGTAATAGGTGCTGTTGTGGGGGGAGTTGTAAATTGGGCTGTACATGGCGCTCAATTTAATGCAAAAGGGCTTGGTTTTTTTGGTGTTGGTGCAGCAGCAGGCGCATTAGCAGCCGGTGTGGGAGGAGGAATAGCATCTGTAGTTGGTGGAGCGGGATTTGGAGCAGGTTTTGTGGGCACTTCAACGGCTGCAGGTACAGGCTTTGCTTCGGGGTTTGTGACCGGTACGGGGGCGGGCTTTGCAGGAGGCTTTGTAACTGGATTTGGCAACTCAATTATAGAAAACAAAAATATAGGACAAATGCTTCAAGCAGGTCTTCACGATGGAACAATAGGAGCCGTTGTAGGAGGGGTTCTTGGTGGAGTTACAGGAGGAATAGATGCTGTTATTCATGACAGAAATTTTTGGACTGGTGCAGAAAAACAAAATGTGATTGTTAAAATTAATCGAATTGGTGATGCATCGTTGAATGCTTTAAATGATAACAAGGTAGGTTATAGTGAGGTGAATGGTTCATACGACACTCAAGTAGTGGAAGGAGAATATATTAAAATTAACACTAATTCGGATGGTAATTTTGTTGCAACCATTAAAGCTTCATCAAATGTTGATAGATTAACAGGAGTCGAAGTTCCATCTAATAACTCCCTAATAGGAAATACCATAATAAAACAAGAACTTCATGGTACTACCTACCGATTTGAATCTTTAGAAAGAATTAGTAGTGTTAAAATTTATGGTTATCGTTATTTAAGCAATCCAGTATCTTCTTTCCGAGATTTATTTTATTCCAGAACTATAATTCCATTTATTCAATGGTAA
- a CDS encoding polymorphic toxin type 23 domain-containing protein — translation MKAGSSKGNEWQYGFGATYNQSNSSYTLGFTHYGGYDAQTNWYASYHNGDFSFSMTNDAFLPSSWGGGDKYRTAAAEIGYGELSVGMNVYTNNPDKSKIDQTWESRIYKKNRGGNGSYADGKRIYSSLYFGVNGAGTVSRIGIDSPWIQDAFQNGIHQSWWANLIPGWHGSPYIITDYNTPSKLYLYYRTYNPFGLF, via the coding sequence ATGAAAGCAGGAAGTAGCAAAGGCAATGAATGGCAATATGGCTTTGGGGCAACTTATAACCAAAGCAACAGCAGCTATACCTTGGGCTTTACACACTATGGTGGTTATGATGCTCAGACCAACTGGTATGCTTCATACCACAATGGTGATTTTTCTTTTAGTATGACCAATGATGCGTTTTTACCATCATCGTGGGGCGGTGGTGATAAATACAGAACTGCAGCTGCTGAAATTGGCTACGGAGAATTGTCTGTGGGGATGAATGTTTATACAAACAATCCTGATAAAAGTAAAATAGACCAAACTTGGGAAAGTAGAATATATAAAAAAAATAGAGGGGGAAATGGGTCTTATGCTGATGGGAAAAGAATTTATAGTTCCCTTTATTTCGGAGTAAATGGTGCAGGCACTGTTAGTCGTATAGGTATTGATTCCCCTTGGATACAGGATGCTTTTCAAAACGGTATTCATCAGTCATGGTGGGCTAATTTAATTCCTGGATGGCATGGATCTCCATATATTATAACTGATTATAATACACCATCTAAGTTATATTTGTATTATAGAACGTATAATCCCTTTGGTTTATTTTAA
- a CDS encoding polymorphic toxin type 23 domain-containing protein has product MFQKIAYTAFNKASQITEGDYEYNIAYAADDERFKTELINTQTNTTEQIKYYAGDYEEFRDASNNVMRRLHYIHSPYGLVAVVEKTPATQYNTRYITTDYLGSIDCITDDAGNVLQQVSFDAWGRRRDPQTWALYQANAPLTPTPSALYFDRGYTGHEHLEKFDLINMNGRMYDPTLCRMLSVDNYNNNVSSTIGMNRYAYALNNPLKYTDPSGHFLKAASWLFFFSCTAMSSGGDWKFSSDVANTVTNGMSQLGQFTIYKNNYFKITAGLDVYSIGVSVNASYNQGDWQAAASVGVGIQRDISAGVNVGYRSGNWMFGVSGGYSYNSKGNEWQYGFGATYNQSNSSYTLGFTHYGGDDAQTNWYASYQNGDFSFSMTNDAFLNIVNGNSSDKYRTAGFELGYGNLSIGVSIYTNNPVSESRENWPSPIYGENASGKGAYADGRRIYSAAYFGVSDGNTVSRIGIDSPWIQDAIQNGLHQSKFARILWGGSPYFPTDYSTPASFYLFNRFYSPYSLY; this is encoded by the coding sequence ATGTTCCAAAAAATCGCCTACACCGCTTTTAACAAAGCAAGTCAGATAACCGAAGGAGACTATGAGTACAACATAGCCTATGCAGCTGATGACGAGCGTTTTAAAACCGAACTGATAAATACGCAAACCAACACCACCGAACAGATTAAATACTATGCAGGCGACTATGAGGAATTTAGAGATGCAAGCAATAATGTAATGCGAAGATTGCATTACATTCATTCACCTTACGGGTTGGTGGCAGTGGTGGAAAAAACACCGGCAACGCAGTATAACACACGCTATATAACTACAGATTACCTTGGCAGCATAGATTGTATAACAGACGATGCAGGTAACGTACTGCAGCAGGTGAGCTTTGATGCCTGGGGCAGGCGCAGAGACCCACAAACATGGGCACTGTATCAGGCAAATGCTCCGCTTACACCAACTCCATCGGCACTGTATTTCGACAGAGGTTACACCGGACATGAGCATTTAGAAAAATTTGATTTGATAAACATGAACGGCCGCATGTACGACCCCACCCTCTGCCGCATGTTAAGTGTTGACAATTACAACAACAATGTGTCGAGTACCATTGGTATGAACCGGTATGCGTATGCGCTCAATAATCCGTTGAAATATACGGATCCGAGTGGGCATTTTCTAAAAGCAGCCTCCTGGCTTTTTTTCTTTTCTTGTACAGCAATGTCAAGCGGTGGCGACTGGAAATTTTCTAGTGATGTTGCCAATACCGTAACCAATGGAATGAGCCAGTTGGGTCAATTTACAATATACAAAAACAATTATTTTAAGATAACAGCAGGATTAGATGTATATTCAATCGGTGTTTCAGTTAATGCAAGCTACAACCAGGGCGATTGGCAAGCCGCAGCAAGTGTTGGGGTTGGCATTCAGCGCGATATCAGTGCAGGAGTTAATGTTGGTTATCGTTCGGGCAACTGGATGTTTGGTGTTTCTGGAGGTTACTCTTATAATAGCAAAGGCAATGAATGGCAATATGGCTTTGGGGCAACTTATAACCAAAGCAACAGCAGCTATACCTTAGGCTTTACACACTATGGTGGTGATGATGCTCAAACCAACTGGTATGCTTCATACCAAAATGGTGATTTTTCTTTTAGCATGACCAATGATGCGTTTTTAAATATTGTAAATGGTAATAGTAGTGATAAGTACAGAACAGCAGGGTTTGAACTGGGATATGGAAATTTAAGTATTGGTGTAAGTATTTATACGAATAATCCTGTTTCAGAAAGCAGAGAAAATTGGCCATCTCCAATTTATGGAGAGAATGCTTCAGGAAAAGGTGCATATGCAGATGGTAGAAGGATATATAGTGCTGCATATTTTGGTGTTAGCGATGGAAATACAGTTAGTCGTATAGGTATTGACTCCCCTTGGATTCAGGATGCCATTCAAAATGGATTACATCAATCCAAATTTGCTAGAATATTATGGGGAGGCTCACCTTATTTTCCTACTGATTACTCTACCCCTGCAAGTTTTTATTTGTTTAATCGTTTTTATTCTCCTTATTCACTTTATTGA
- a CDS encoding IS1182 family transposase translates to MSKTNIVFKPYQFNPQMLLPPSFDELIDKNHPVRVVQQIISEIKIDGLIDQYKGGGTSSYHPRMLLSAIVFAYLSNTYSSRKIEAALKENIHYMWLTGMSTPDHNTINRFRSSKLKNEIKEIFAQVVTLLVKEELVSIEEVYTDGTKIEANANKYTFVWGKAIKTQKEKIAKQLEALWNYSQQVAVEELKDTEPIDFKNIDAAKVKAVAAQIDEALKNKQVEKKTLDQIKKAKTDFVKRMEKYEQQEAILGNRNSYSKTDPDATFMRMKEDHMRNGQLKAGYNLQASSCPGKKIFCVNYSLHQKPTDTTTLIPHINQYQQLYGSYPKSITADAGYGSHENYQFLQNNSIEGYVKYNTFDKEQKRKATYKKGFKSDELYYNKEQDCYYCPMGQRMQYISTSTRTTENGYTQQVKKYQTQNCNGCPLRSVCHQSKNNRTIEVNQQLIQLKNKANENLKSEQGIAHRKKRCYTIEPVFACLKQNKNFKRFMLRSIPKVEIEAGLCLIGFNLKQKALLN, encoded by the coding sequence ATGAGCAAAACCAATATAGTATTCAAACCATATCAGTTTAATCCGCAAATGTTGTTGCCACCGAGTTTTGATGAACTCATTGATAAGAATCATCCGGTGCGTGTAGTACAACAAATCATCAGCGAAATTAAAATAGATGGGCTGATTGATCAGTATAAAGGAGGTGGTACAAGTTCATATCATCCACGTATGCTATTAAGCGCCATTGTGTTCGCTTATTTAAGCAATACGTACAGCAGTCGTAAAATAGAAGCGGCCCTGAAAGAGAACATCCATTACATGTGGCTAACGGGTATGAGTACACCGGATCATAATACGATTAACCGTTTTCGCAGTTCGAAATTAAAAAATGAGATTAAAGAAATATTTGCCCAGGTGGTAACCCTGTTGGTAAAGGAAGAACTGGTTAGTATAGAAGAAGTTTATACCGATGGCACCAAGATAGAAGCCAATGCCAACAAATACACCTTTGTGTGGGGCAAAGCCATCAAAACGCAAAAGGAAAAAATAGCAAAACAGTTAGAAGCGTTGTGGAACTACAGCCAGCAAGTTGCCGTAGAAGAATTAAAAGATACCGAACCGATTGATTTTAAGAACATCGATGCAGCAAAAGTAAAAGCTGTGGCAGCGCAGATTGATGAGGCATTGAAAAACAAACAGGTTGAAAAAAAAACTCTTGACCAAATCAAAAAAGCAAAAACCGATTTTGTAAAGCGCATGGAAAAGTATGAGCAACAAGAGGCCATACTGGGTAATCGAAACAGTTACAGCAAAACCGATCCGGATGCAACTTTTATGCGTATGAAGGAAGACCACATGCGTAACGGACAACTTAAAGCCGGATATAATTTACAAGCCAGTTCATGTCCCGGTAAAAAAATATTTTGTGTGAACTACAGCTTGCATCAAAAACCAACCGACACCACTACTCTCATTCCGCACATCAATCAATATCAACAACTTTACGGTAGTTATCCAAAGAGCATCACAGCAGATGCCGGATACGGGTCGCACGAAAACTATCAGTTCCTGCAAAACAACAGCATTGAGGGCTATGTTAAATACAACACCTTTGATAAAGAACAAAAGCGCAAAGCCACCTATAAGAAAGGATTTAAGAGTGATGAACTTTATTACAATAAGGAGCAAGATTGCTACTACTGCCCAATGGGTCAACGCATGCAATACATCAGTACTTCAACACGCACAACCGAAAATGGATATACACAACAGGTAAAAAAATACCAGACGCAAAACTGCAACGGATGCCCGTTAAGAAGCGTATGTCATCAATCAAAAAACAACAGAACAATCGAAGTCAATCAGCAACTGATCCAACTGAAAAATAAAGCCAATGAAAATTTGAAAAGTGAACAAGGCATCGCCCATCGAAAAAAAAGATGCTACACCATAGAGCCTGTGTTTGCTTGCCTCAAGCAAAACAAAAATTTTAAACGGTTCATGCTGCGATCTATTCCTAAAGTAGAGATAGAGGCCGGATTGTGCCTGATCGGATTTAATCTCAAACAAAAAGCACTCTTGAACTGA
- a CDS encoding DUF2723 domain-containing protein — protein MKQYTKFNNISGWAVFAIAAWVFLSTIEMTGSFWDCGEFIAAAYKLQIGHPPGAPLFLMLSRIMTLFAGGNEASIPIMVNAFSAIMSAFAVLFTFWTITAIARKVVFTKNQEPTFSQILTVIASGVVGALAFTFTDSFWFSAVEGEVYATSQFFTCIVVWAVFKWENVADEKHSIRWIILIAYLMGLSIGVHLLNLLCIPALALVYYFRKYPFSWMGIAKTMGISLVILMVVQYGIIAGFVNIGAKIDLWFNQSGSSLWTGFVVYSLIIIAALVYGIYYSQKNQKSLLNTILLSFAFLLLGYTSYAQIVVRSLANPPMDENNPENAFALLGYLNREQYGDRPLGYGQYYDAKVVGQTEGAMSYTAIDGKYIPTGAKVIPEYDPARCTVFPRMYSREPNHVSAYKEWSGIKGEQKPEFSNNLKYFFSYQMNHMFWRYFMWNFVGRQNDIQGHGSILKGNWISGIPFIDSMFLGPQDKLPDSMKNNKARNTFYFLPLLLGLAGLVYHYKKDMNNANVVMLLFIMTGVAIVIYLNQTPYQPRERDYAYAGAFYAFCIWIGLGVAAIADALKKRMPETTAAMLAALLCLSVPAVMGKEGWDDHNRSYRYTSRDFAYNYLNSCAPNAVIFTNGDNDTFPLWYIQDVEGVRTDVRVINLSLLNTDWYIDQIKRKAYESDPVPFTLKTRQYVQGTRDYIPFYDRSVQGYSDLKDIIEFVTSDNPEAKVRSEGGDEFNYLPTKKFRIKVDKEAVIKNHVVEAKDTSKIVDYIEFEISKNYIMKADLMILDLIAHNDWTRPIYFAVTVGNDSYLNLENYFQTEGLAYRFVPIKAAADPSGQTGSVASERMYDNMMNKFMWGNMKDERVYLDQNNLNMTMNFRNNFARLSETLLAENEPDSAVKVLDKCLVEMPDKTVPYNIMMLRIAELYYRSTMNNVLPDSLQMLSNDVELKKTDSKESIEKGNTIVKRLADIYQNDLQYYLSLKGTPYAKSVERETNQALAVFQELIRLSKLKDQKAITDDLQKRFEQLEAQYSR, from the coding sequence ATGAAACAATATACAAAATTCAACAACATTTCAGGCTGGGCAGTTTTTGCCATTGCAGCGTGGGTATTTCTGTCAACCATTGAAATGACAGGCAGCTTTTGGGACTGTGGCGAGTTTATTGCTGCGGCCTACAAACTACAGATAGGCCACCCTCCCGGAGCACCATTGTTTCTTATGCTCTCACGCATCATGACATTGTTTGCCGGTGGCAATGAAGCATCCATTCCTATTATGGTTAATGCATTCAGTGCAATAATGAGTGCATTTGCCGTTTTGTTTACTTTCTGGACCATCACAGCCATTGCCAGAAAAGTAGTTTTTACTAAAAATCAGGAGCCCACATTTTCGCAAATACTCACAGTAATTGCCAGTGGTGTTGTTGGTGCTTTGGCATTTACTTTCACAGATTCATTTTGGTTTTCTGCTGTTGAAGGTGAGGTTTATGCAACATCCCAGTTTTTTACCTGTATTGTTGTTTGGGCTGTTTTTAAATGGGAGAATGTTGCAGACGAAAAGCACAGTATCCGTTGGATAATTCTCATTGCCTACCTCATGGGCTTGTCAATAGGTGTGCACTTACTGAACTTACTTTGTATCCCTGCACTGGCTTTGGTTTATTATTTCCGCAAATATCCTTTTTCGTGGATGGGTATAGCCAAAACAATGGGTATTTCATTAGTCATTTTAATGGTTGTGCAGTACGGAATTATTGCAGGGTTTGTAAACATTGGTGCTAAAATAGACTTATGGTTCAATCAGTCCGGTTCATCCCTGTGGACAGGATTTGTGGTTTACTCACTCATCATCATTGCTGCATTAGTCTATGGTATTTATTACTCACAGAAAAATCAAAAATCTTTGCTCAATACCATCTTGCTGAGTTTTGCATTTCTGTTGTTGGGATATACTTCTTATGCGCAAATTGTGGTACGCTCTTTAGCCAATCCGCCAATGGACGAAAACAACCCGGAGAATGCCTTTGCACTTTTAGGTTACCTCAACCGCGAGCAATATGGCGACCGCCCCTTAGGCTACGGACAATATTATGATGCCAAAGTTGTAGGTCAGACAGAAGGAGCAATGAGCTACACAGCTATTGATGGAAAATACATTCCAACCGGAGCTAAAGTTATTCCCGAATATGATCCGGCACGATGTACAGTTTTTCCACGTATGTACAGCCGCGAGCCCAATCATGTTTCAGCCTACAAAGAATGGTCAGGAATAAAAGGTGAACAAAAACCGGAGTTCAGCAATAACCTCAAATATTTTTTCAGCTATCAGATGAACCACATGTTCTGGCGCTATTTTATGTGGAATTTTGTTGGTCGCCAAAACGATATACAGGGACATGGCAGCATATTAAAAGGAAACTGGATAAGCGGTATTCCTTTTATTGACAGTATGTTTTTGGGTCCGCAGGATAAATTACCCGATAGCATGAAAAATAACAAAGCCCGAAATACATTCTACTTCTTACCACTATTGCTGGGGCTGGCAGGTTTGGTTTATCACTATAAAAAAGACATGAACAATGCCAATGTTGTCATGTTGCTTTTCATCATGACCGGTGTTGCCATTGTCATCTATCTGAATCAGACACCCTATCAGCCTCGTGAACGTGACTATGCTTATGCAGGTGCATTTTATGCTTTCTGTATTTGGATTGGTCTGGGAGTAGCTGCAATTGCAGATGCACTTAAAAAGCGAATGCCCGAAACAACTGCGGCAATGCTGGCAGCGTTGCTTTGCCTGTCGGTGCCTGCTGTGATGGGTAAAGAAGGATGGGATGACCATAACCGTTCTTACCGTTATACCTCACGCGATTTTGCTTATAACTACCTCAACTCCTGTGCGCCTAATGCAGTAATTTTTACCAATGGCGATAACGATACCTTCCCGCTCTGGTATATTCAGGATGTAGAGGGCGTTCGTACCGATGTGCGTGTTATCAACCTGAGTCTGCTCAACACCGACTGGTACATAGATCAGATAAAACGTAAGGCTTATGAATCAGATCCGGTTCCATTTACACTAAAAACAAGACAGTATGTTCAGGGAACGCGTGATTATATTCCGTTTTACGACAGAAGTGTACAAGGCTATAGCGACCTGAAAGATATTATTGAGTTTGTTACCAGCGATAATCCCGAGGCTAAGGTGCGCAGCGAAGGTGGCGATGAATTTAATTATCTGCCTACAAAAAAGTTCAGAATAAAAGTGGATAAAGAGGCAGTGATAAAAAATCATGTTGTGGAGGCAAAAGATACCAGCAAGATTGTTGATTATATTGAATTTGAAATCAGCAAAAACTATATTATGAAAGCCGACCTGATGATATTGGATCTTATAGCACACAACGACTGGACACGCCCAATATATTTTGCAGTGACGGTGGGTAACGACTCCTATCTGAATCTCGAAAATTATTTTCAGACAGAAGGATTGGCTTATCGTTTTGTTCCTATTAAAGCTGCTGCCGACCCATCAGGGCAAACCGGTAGTGTTGCTTCGGAACGCATGTACGACAACATGATGAATAAATTTATGTGGGGTAATATGAAAGACGAAAGAGTTTACCTCGATCAGAACAACCTGAACATGACCATGAATTTCCGTAATAATTTTGCACGTCTTAGTGAAACATTGCTTGCAGAAAACGAGCCTGATTCTGCAGTGAAAGTTCTTGATAAGTGTCTGGTAGAAATGCCTGATAAAACAGTTCCCTATAACATTATGATGTTGCGTATTGCCGAGCTGTACTATCGCAGTACAATGAATAATGTATTGCCTGATAGTTTACAGATGCTTAGCAATGATGTGGAATTAAAGAAAACGGATTCAAAAGAAAGTATTGAAAAAGGGAATACAATTGTTAAACGTTTGGCCGATATTTATCAGAACGATTTGCAATATTATTTATCACTCAAAGGAACACCTTATGCCAAAAGTGTAGAACGGGAAACCAATCAGGCACTGGCAGTGTTTCAGGAGTTAATCAGGCTTTCGAAACTTAAAGACCAGAAAGCCATAACTGACGATTTGCAAAAACGATTCGAACAGTTGGAAGCACAGTATTCGAGATAA